TGGAACGTCTGGGGAATGGTGGCAAGATCTCGCTTGCTGCCAATGGGCTTGATACCTGGAATGATGGGCACAGTAATGCCTTCCTTTCTGCAGTCATCAACAAAGCGGTAGTACACACTATTGTCGAAGAACATCTGGGTGACAATATACTGGGCACCACTGTCCACCTTCTTCTTCAACATCTGAATATCATAGGTGAGATTTGGAGCTTCCCCATGCTTCTCCGGGTAGCCTGCAACGCCAGTGCAGAAATGGGTTTTTTGAGCATTCTGGAGCTGCTCATCAAGATATATACCCTCGTTGAGACGAGCAATCTGGGTTACCAGGTCACTTGAATGATCATACCCGCCTTTTACCGGCACGAACCGCTTCACCCCATTTGGAGGATCTCCTCTCAGGGCAAGGATATTCTCGATACCCAGGAAATTGAGCTCCACCAAGGCATCCTCAAGCTGGTCAGCATCCATCCCTCCACAGATCAGGTGTGCTACCACAGGAATACCGAAGGTGTATTGGATCAAGGCTGAGAGAGCGACAGTCCCAGGACGCTTGTGCACGGTACGCCGTTCCAGGAGCCCATCTTCCCGCTCCACGTAGACCACTTCCTGCTGGTGGTTGGTCACATTGATGTAGGCTGGATCAAATTCACTAAGTGTGCGAACAGATTCCAGAAGGGTTTGGACATCTCCGCCCTTCAAGGGTGGGACCAGTTCAAAGGTAAACAGGGGTTTCTTTGCCTCATTGAGGATGTCGATTACTTGCATGGCTTCAGTATTCCATACCACTGAGGAGCGTGGCAAGCATCTGCCTATCTATACTTTTCCGCTTTGCATAGAGGGAGAGCTGTTCTTCACTGACATGCTTGAGGGCAAAATACCGAAGATTCTCCCCTCCTATCAGCATCCCACATACAGAGGAGGGAGGATCCATGGCAAAACTTTCGGTAAGCTGTACCCCGATTCTCCCGGTCGCATCAAGCAAACTGAAGAGGGTCCCCTTCTCACTATGGTCATTCCAAGAAGGATATCCCGGGGCTGGACGAAGGTAGGAGGGGAGGCGCTCTCCCCACATGGAGACAATCAACTGTTGCGCTTTCTCTGCAAGTGCTTCGGCAAGGCGGTCGGCGAGAAGTTTAATAGAGAGGTGTCGCATGGTATCTCCCCGCTCCTCCAGCTCCTTGAGATAGGGAGCCAAGAAAAGGGAACTGGTAGTCACAAACAACCCAACAGTGTCCTCCTTTGCAATCATATCAGCAATACAGAGGCCACTCTTTTCATCACGCAGGAAGTAGAAGGTCTTTTCACCTACCTGTACCGCCAATCGATCGCTCTTGGCAGGAAACACCCCATAAACAATCTTACATCCACTTTCGAAGAGAAGTCGGATTTTCTCCTCATCCAGAAGCGCTTTCGCTTGTTTGATGAGTCTTACGCCTTCTTCGCTGGAAGGAGGAACCTTCCATGCAGCGCAGTACATATTCCAGTTGATGAGCTCCAGCAAATCAGAGAGAGGGATGTCTTCAAGCGTGCTCACCCCATAGTTTTTTGCATTCGTTCCCACGCGCTTTTGCTCACTGCTTTCCAAGGAGGAAGCATATCCAACAGCAACAGAGGAATGCTTCACCTCTTTTGCATCCTGATGGTCCTCCCTGAGTTGGCGATAGCGCTCATCTACTTCATGAAAAAATGTGAGGCGGTTGGAACCTACCACCTCATTGGCCGCCAAGGCCATGGCAGAAGCATCCTTTGTCTGAATGACAGGATTCGAGTATCGTACCGAAAGCTTCACCGCTGTATGCAACTCACTCGTGGTTGCCCCTCCCACAAAGATGGGGATGGTGGAGCCCCTCTCCTCGAATAGGGAGATGACTCCCTCCATCTCCTTCAAGGATGGTGTGATCAAACCACTGAGACCGACGATGTCTGCCTGGTATTTGATGGCTGCATCATAAATATCGGCAGACGGGACCATCACCCCAAGGTCGATGACTTCAAAGCCATTGCATGTGAGAATGAGCGCAACAATATTTTTGCCGATATCATGCACATCGCCCTTGACCGTAGCAAGGACAGCAAGCTTCTTTTGATTCCCTGTTTCATGCAAGTTCTTCTCTAAATAGGCAGTAATACGTGGCTGGAGGATATCAACCGCAATCTTCATCGTCCTCGCACTCCGCACCACCTGAGGAAGAAACAGCTTCCCCTTTCCGAAGAGACGCCCCACCTCCTTCATGCCATCCATCAAGGGGCCTTCCACCAAGGAGAGAGGATTCTCTTCTTCCACTGCCTCCAAGTCCTGGGAAAGATAGGTATGGTCCCCAGAGACCACTGCATCATAGAGACGTTCAGAAGCACTTCGCTCAGCTCGAGGAGCCGTCTTCTTCTTGGGAGTATCCTCACTCTGCATGGTCAAGGCAAGATTGATGAGTTCAGCCCTGATATCTGCCAGATCACCACCCTCTGCCATCAGTGCCTGTTCAATGGTGGAACGAACTTCCTTGTTCAATGTCTGAACATCAATGAGGCTTGCAGGATTGATGATTGCCATATCAAGGTCAGCCAGCTCCAACAAGAGGGCATGCATAGCGGAACGAAGTGCATCATTTCCACGAAAAGAGAAAGAAAGATTACTCACTCCTCCGCTGGTATGGCAACGCGGATAGAGCCGCTTAAGTTCCCGGGTGGCAAGAATGAAATCTCGGGCATAGGTATCGTGCTCTTCGATACCGGTGGCAATAGAGAGAACATTGGCATCGAAGATAATATCTTCATCCCTGATCCCTGCCTGACTAAGCAGGGAATAGCTCCTCTTTGCTATGGCAATCTTACGTTCATAGGTAGCAGCCTGTCCCTCCTCATCAAACAACATGACCACCATTGCATGACCGTAGCGGGCAATATGCTTGGCATGGGAAATGAAGGTTTCTTCACCCTCTTTCAAACTGATTGAGTTAACGATCCCCCGTCCTTGGACCTCTCCCAGTGCAGAGGAGACAACCTCCCAATCTGAGGAGTCGATCATGATTGCTGCCTTTGCCACTGAGGGGTCACTTGCGATATGGCGAAGGAAGTTCTTCATACTCTTCTCTGCATCAAGCATGGATGCATCCATACAGAGATCCAAGACAGAAGAGCCATGGGCTACTTGCTCCCGGGCAATCTGAAGCGCCTCTTCCCACTTTTCTTCCTTGATCAGTCGGGCAAACTTTCTCGAACCTGCCACATTGGTTCTCTCTCCAACCAACAGCAGTTCACCCTCTATCTCCTGCACAACATCCATCCCACTCAAGGCAAGGGAAGAAGCTATCGAAGGCAGCTGACGAACCACAGCCTGAGTAGAGGCTTCCTTTAATGCCTTGATATGAACGGGGGTGGTACCACAACATCCGCCGAGAATGTTCAGATACCCTTTTTGCATGGCAGGGGCAAGATCTTTTGCCATCTGCTGTGCCTGCAGCTGATAATTTCCTTCCTTATCCGGGAAACCTGCATTGGGATGGGCACTGACATAGAAGGGGCAGAGCCCAGAGAGTTTCTCGATAAGAGGAAGCATCTCATTTGGCCCGGTGGAACAGTTGAGTCCGAGGCTGAAAAGAGGAAAGGGAGCAAGGCTTGCCACAAAGGCCTCAAGAGTCTGCCCACTGAGCGTCCTTCCACTCTGGTCACTGAAGGTTACACTTACCATCAGAGGAATGGTTCTCTGTTGTGCTTCCATCTCCTGAAGACATGCAATGATGGCACTTTTTGCCACCAAGGTATCGAAGACCGTCTCTATGAGGAGGAGGTCTACCCCTCCTTGCAGCAGCGAACGAACTTGTTCACGGTACATCGTGAGGAAAGAGGAAAAGTCTTTTTGTCGATATGCTGGGTCTTCTACCTTCTCAGAGAAGGAGAGCGAACGGTTGGTAGGACCAAGAACCCCTGCAACGAAGGCATATCCGTCATGGGTTGCTTCATAGTCTGCTGCTGCCTCACGTGCAATTTCACAGGCAGCGAGGTTGATAGGTTCCACTTCTCCTGATAGACCATACTCTGCAAGGTTGAATGCATTCGCGCAGAAGGTGTTTGTCTCGATGATGTCAGCACCAGAGGATAAGTACTCTTGGTGAATCTGATAAATGACATCACCCCTGCTGAGGTTGAGAAGTTCATTGCAGCCAGGAGCCGAAATATCTTCCAAGGTATAATCCTCGGCCTGTAAACCTTGCTTCTGGATCATGGTACCCATAGCCCCATCCAGGAGCACGATTCTCTTTTCAAGCAACACCTGCAAGTATTCTTTTCTATTCATGTCAGGTACCTACCTCCAAATGGCCACCCACGGCCAACGTGTCTTCAAAAACTACTACAGCGGAGAGGACCTCTTCCTGCCTTGTAAGCGCTTCGCATACCTTCCTCACATCCGCTTTCCCGGAGACACGGTTGCAGTATGCAGTCGCATACGCATCCGCAAGGGCAGCATCTTTGCATGCAACCATAACAGCATCAGCCCTACCGAAACTTATTGAGTGTCCAATTTTTCCTGAGCTGGTACAGACTCCCATCGGGCCATACGAAGGATCAACTATAATGGAAAGCTTCCCTGAAAGTGTACTAGTTGGGGCAAAGAGCTTCACGGGAAGAGGTTTTAGGACATCAATATATAAATCACCACCATTCTCAACAACAATCTCCGAGAGACCAAACTGTTCCTTGAGATGCCTTCCAAGGCGCTCGGCGATTGCCCCCGCTACACTGGAAAAAGGGCCAGTGCCTGAACGATTACCTGCATCAAACATACTCTTTAAAAGAGCAGGCAAGGCTCCCTTCGGTTGCAGGGGAACAAAGCTGGTAAACAGATTGGGATCCCCATATTCAAGAAGCTCCCTTCTCAGTCGTCTTAAAAGGGTTGTCGTTTCAGCCTGTAGGGAGTTCTTATCGGCAGGCCCCTGGAACCCAATCCAAACATCACTCTCCCCAATAGAAAGGGAGAATGAAGAGAAACGGGTAGACCCCATGCTCTGGCGATAAGCTCTCCTCTGATACAATTCTATGCCTCCCGTTCGTGTGATACCTCAAACAGGCGCATTGGGCAGGCATGGACACAGAGCCCACACACAACACAATGTGATACATCAAATTGCAGCTTTGCCTCAGAATCCATCCATAAGGCACCGGAGGAACAGACAGCCGTGCAAGCACCGCAGTCAATACACCCATCCTGGTTGAAGAGCAACTCCTTGACCATCTCAGAGACAACAACCCCGATCTCTCCGAGATAAATGACACTCGCATCCAAGTCTTGTTCAGTTCCACTCAACTCAACAATGAGCTTTCCCCCACGGCCACTGGCTACATCTGCGTTGAGGATATTGATGTCCACATCGTAGGATCGGGCAAGCTTGCTTACAATAGGTTGCTCCACCAAGGTGGGAGAGAATCGCAAGGCATATCGCTTTTTCATTTCTCACCTCCTTCGCGAGGAACCAATGGCTTAACAAAACTATCAGTAGGGAACGTATGCACTGGCTCAGAGAGGAAGAATCGTTTCTCCTTGATCCAGGAAGCCAAGACATCGGCAATCTCCCTCGCCTTGGCAAGGGAAGAGAGGGGAGCAGTCTTTACTTGCTTTCCATCGCTCAAGGTGACTGCTCCACTGGCAAGCTGGGCATAGGAACAGGTCCCGACCGAGGGGTGTCCGTCCTGCCCGTAGTCGAGAATATTGGTGGTGATCTTCTCATTTGAGATGGCTAGATGGGCTGCCATTTCCTCATCAAGTACCGGTATGGGAATACCGATACCGACAAACATCGAGATACCATACTTCTCATAGTAGGCAGAGCGGATATACTCCCTCGACATCTGTTTCGCATCCCCTATGACAGCAAGGGTTGCCCCAGGCAGGGTGGGAATACCTTCTGGGGTACGTTCCCGTCTGGTATTGAACTGGGTCCCATTCCATACCACATACCCCTCTCCTCCACCAAGGAAGATCCGGGTTCCAAGACCAATGGTTCTCAGGTAGGGATCGTTCAAGAGGGGACTCAGTTCACCACTGGTGGAGTAGGTTACATTTGAGAAGCGGGGAAGAAGACTACCCATATAGGTGTACCTGATCCGGTTCGTGCTGTTAGTTGCTGCTGCATAGTTCTGGTAGGCGTTTCGGGGATTGAAGAGATAGAACTCGTTGATGGTATCCTTGTTGATATAGGTATCAATCTCCTTGGTAGGATAACAATCAGTTCCTTTTCCCCTTGCATGCAGGCGGACATCCTTGCCATCGATCAACTCCTCGATAACATTCGCTCCACCGTAGGTAGCATCAAACTTGGATTCACTGGTTGCACCTATGTAGGTATCGACTGCAGCGAGCCCCTCGTAGGCATTCACCCCATTGAGGGTGATTTCCTCCATACGGATACCGGGAGACCAGTGTCCGAAATTGATGATTGCTCCACTGGAACACATCGGACCAAAGGTGGCAGTGGTTACGATATCCACCTCTTCACTGAGCTCTTTGAGGTCCCTCTCTTTTGCCATCGCGGAAAATGCTTCTGCACTGACCACGACAACCGTACCTTTCTTGATTTTCTCATTGATCTGGGAAACTGTCTTTGCCATAGGGGCTCCTATTCGTCACTCAACCCTTCAAGAGTCAAGACCGGGATCAGATGATAAGCAGGGACCTCGTAGGGATGACTCTCCAAGAGCGCCTCTACCACTGGGGCAGCAAATTCTTCATCAACCACCAATTCTAGACGCCACTCCCGCTCTTGTGCAAGCTCTCCGACCTGCCCAATGAAGGGAGATGAGCCTTGCAGAGGACGAAATTGGCCGGTTCCTTGACTTTGGTAGCAACAGGAATCATAGGAGCCCATCTTTCCAGCTCCAGCTTTGAAGAGAGCCTCCTTTACTACCTCAAGATGAGAATCAGGAACATAGGTTACGAGTATGTACACCTTTTCTCTCCTTCTGTTTGTCCGTATGATAGGGTATGGTAAAACTTCTGGTATTTCTCGGCAACCCTGGCAAAGCGTATGAGAAAACCCGGCACAATGTAGGCTGGGTGGTTTGTGATCATATGTACCCAACACTCTCATGGTCACAGAAATTCAATGGGCTGATTGCCCAGGATGGGGGAACCAGGCTGCTCAAGCCCCATACCTATATGAACGAAAGCGGAAAATCCGTTCGCTCTTGTATGGATTTCTTCTCCTATACAGCACAAGATGTCCTGGTCATCCATGACGATCTGGAGCTTCCCTTTGGGACAATCAGGATGCAGCGTGGTGGTGGCCTTCAGGGACACAATGGATTGAAGTCAATCAAGAGCCATATCAAGGACGACTTGTTCCTTCGACTTCGCATTGGAATCGGAAGACCAAAGCATGGAACCGTTTCCTCCTTTGTCTTACAACGCTTCTCCCCTGAAGAAGAGATTTCACTTCCCTTGATTCTTGATTCAGCAAAAAAGATGCTAATAGACGATATTACTACTCTTCCTGTCACAAATACATTAGTCTAACAGCGTCCAATTCCCAAGAAAGTGGTTACAACCATGGCCACTCGTGATATACTTGGAGTACCACTACCAGGGATACAACCACCCTCAGGGAGGCGTGATTTGATTACACGTGATTTTCGTATTTCAGTTCGCACAAGGACTGAAATTGATTTTTTTCCAGCGTTGTTTCCGTCAGATGCCGACCTTGGTGATCTCTATAAGCAGGCAACTGAACTCGCCTATCTTTTCAATACGAAAGTAAAAGCAAAGGGAGGGAATGACTGGATCTCCTCGGCAAAACTCCATGCCTCGGCCGTCCTGCATCAACTCTACCAGAGTGTTCTTTCCCACTACCTGAGCTACAGTGAACCTGATTTCTTTACCCGCCTAACCACATTGGTCAACAAGAACCACGCAGCCCAGGAAGTGCTTGCCTTCTACATGAAGGAGTTTCCTTCCCCGCTCTTGGTCGAGCAGGGACTGCCACTTGAATACTTTTATGAGGAGTCTCTCAGGGGCTATTTCATTCATCAGGTCATGCAGGAAAACCCAGCACTCATGAAGGCAACCAAGCCATTCCTATCCCCGGAAGGACTCTCTTTCCCCAAGGCCGCCCAGGCTGTCACTGCTTTGATGGGGGGATATACCCTCTCCAGTGCATCGATGACCAATAGTGACGAGGACATCTTCTCCTTCCTCACCAGACCAGCAAAACTCTACCCTGATTCCCTGACCGACCAGATCTCGTTCATCATTGAGACCTGGGGGGAACTGATTCCCCAACGCTTGAAGGAGTTGCTCCTGAAAGCAATCGATGTGGTCAAGGAAGAAGAGAAGCCACACTTCCCAGGAGACGGGGGAAGCCCG
The sequence above is drawn from the uncultured Sphaerochaeta sp. genome and encodes:
- a CDS encoding methylenetetrahydrofolate reductase — its product is MQVIDILNEAKKPLFTFELVPPLKGGDVQTLLESVRTLSEFDPAYINVTNHQQEVVYVEREDGLLERRTVHKRPGTVALSALIQYTFGIPVVAHLICGGMDADQLEDALVELNFLGIENILALRGDPPNGVKRFVPVKGGYDHSSDLVTQIARLNEGIYLDEQLQNAQKTHFCTGVAGYPEKHGEAPNLTYDIQMLKKKVDSGAQYIVTQMFFDNSVYYRFVDDCRKEGITVPIIPGIKPIGSKRDLATIPQTFHVDFPDELVSLLNGATKLAEIREIGEYWCIKQSKDLLAHDVPGVHFYTLGKADRVAKIVREVF
- the metH gene encoding methionine synthase, whose protein sequence is MNRKEYLQVLLEKRIVLLDGAMGTMIQKQGLQAEDYTLEDISAPGCNELLNLSRGDVIYQIHQEYLSSGADIIETNTFCANAFNLAEYGLSGEVEPINLAACEIAREAAADYEATHDGYAFVAGVLGPTNRSLSFSEKVEDPAYRQKDFSSFLTMYREQVRSLLQGGVDLLLIETVFDTLVAKSAIIACLQEMEAQQRTIPLMVSVTFSDQSGRTLSGQTLEAFVASLAPFPLFSLGLNCSTGPNEMLPLIEKLSGLCPFYVSAHPNAGFPDKEGNYQLQAQQMAKDLAPAMQKGYLNILGGCCGTTPVHIKALKEASTQAVVRQLPSIASSLALSGMDVVQEIEGELLLVGERTNVAGSRKFARLIKEEKWEEALQIAREQVAHGSSVLDLCMDASMLDAEKSMKNFLRHIASDPSVAKAAIMIDSSDWEVVSSALGEVQGRGIVNSISLKEGEETFISHAKHIARYGHAMVVMLFDEEGQAATYERKIAIAKRSYSLLSQAGIRDEDIIFDANVLSIATGIEEHDTYARDFILATRELKRLYPRCHTSGGVSNLSFSFRGNDALRSAMHALLLELADLDMAIINPASLIDVQTLNKEVRSTIEQALMAEGGDLADIRAELINLALTMQSEDTPKKKTAPRAERSASERLYDAVVSGDHTYLSQDLEAVEEENPLSLVEGPLMDGMKEVGRLFGKGKLFLPQVVRSARTMKIAVDILQPRITAYLEKNLHETGNQKKLAVLATVKGDVHDIGKNIVALILTCNGFEVIDLGVMVPSADIYDAAIKYQADIVGLSGLITPSLKEMEGVISLFEERGSTIPIFVGGATTSELHTAVKLSVRYSNPVIQTKDASAMALAANEVVGSNRLTFFHEVDERYRQLREDHQDAKEVKHSSVAVGYASSLESSEQKRVGTNAKNYGVSTLEDIPLSDLLELINWNMYCAAWKVPPSSEEGVRLIKQAKALLDEEKIRLLFESGCKIVYGVFPAKSDRLAVQVGEKTFYFLRDEKSGLCIADMIAKEDTVGLFVTTSSLFLAPYLKELEERGDTMRHLSIKLLADRLAEALAEKAQQLIVSMWGERLPSYLRPAPGYPSWNDHSEKGTLFSLLDATGRIGVQLTESFAMDPPSSVCGMLIGGENLRYFALKHVSEEQLSLYAKRKSIDRQMLATLLSGMEY
- a CDS encoding UPF0280 family protein, giving the protein MYQRRAYRQSMGSTRFSSFSLSIGESDVWIGFQGPADKNSLQAETTTLLRRLRRELLEYGDPNLFTSFVPLQPKGALPALLKSMFDAGNRSGTGPFSSVAGAIAERLGRHLKEQFGLSEIVVENGGDLYIDVLKPLPVKLFAPTSTLSGKLSIIVDPSYGPMGVCTSSGKIGHSISFGRADAVMVACKDAALADAYATAYCNRVSGKADVRKVCEALTRQEEVLSAVVVFEDTLAVGGHLEVGT
- a CDS encoding NIL domain-containing protein; amino-acid sequence: MKKRYALRFSPTLVEQPIVSKLARSYDVDINILNADVASGRGGKLIVELSGTEQDLDASVIYLGEIGVVVSEMVKELLFNQDGCIDCGACTAVCSSGALWMDSEAKLQFDVSHCVVCGLCVHACPMRLFEVSHEREA
- a CDS encoding homocysteine biosynthesis protein: MAKTVSQINEKIKKGTVVVVSAEAFSAMAKERDLKELSEEVDIVTTATFGPMCSSGAIINFGHWSPGIRMEEITLNGVNAYEGLAAVDTYIGATSESKFDATYGGANVIEELIDGKDVRLHARGKGTDCYPTKEIDTYINKDTINEFYLFNPRNAYQNYAAATNSTNRIRYTYMGSLLPRFSNVTYSTSGELSPLLNDPYLRTIGLGTRIFLGGGEGYVVWNGTQFNTRRERTPEGIPTLPGATLAVIGDAKQMSREYIRSAYYEKYGISMFVGIGIPIPVLDEEMAAHLAISNEKITTNILDYGQDGHPSVGTCSYAQLASGAVTLSDGKQVKTAPLSSLAKAREIADVLASWIKEKRFFLSEPVHTFPTDSFVKPLVPREGGEK
- a CDS encoding NGG1p interacting factor NIF3, whose product is MYILVTYVPDSHLEVVKEALFKAGAGKMGSYDSCCYQSQGTGQFRPLQGSSPFIGQVGELAQEREWRLELVVDEEFAAPVVEALLESHPYEVPAYHLIPVLTLEGLSDE
- the pth gene encoding aminoacyl-tRNA hydrolase, whose amino-acid sequence is MVKLLVFLGNPGKAYEKTRHNVGWVVCDHMYPTLSWSQKFNGLIAQDGGTRLLKPHTYMNESGKSVRSCMDFFSYTAQDVLVIHDDLELPFGTIRMQRGGGLQGHNGLKSIKSHIKDDLFLRLRIGIGRPKHGTVSSFVLQRFSPEEEISLPLILDSAKKMLIDDITTLPVTNTLV